From Paenibacillus sp. GP183, one genomic window encodes:
- a CDS encoding AraC family transcriptional regulator translates to MQMEKERVREANSLTFGDEEGEFYFQHVHRTKAFERMNHYHSTYEIYYLLSGQRTYFIKDKTYRIYGGDLIFINKHDLHQSTDLGKLGHERIVINFSDFFLGSDHPLYDPVLFRIFEQNCHLLRLNPPEQAFVESILNKLSKELVKQDVGYERYIRLLLIELLLFAARHMDRSVTEDTVPANPLHTKITDIVKYINEQYHSHLSLTGLSDTFFISPYYLSRTFKAVTGFTLIEYVNLTRIKEAQRLLKETDHKIIDIAEAVGFDSIGHFDRTFKNIAAITPMTYRKLRALS, encoded by the coding sequence ATGCAAATGGAAAAGGAAAGAGTAAGGGAAGCCAATTCACTGACTTTTGGAGATGAAGAAGGAGAGTTTTATTTTCAGCATGTGCACCGCACCAAAGCTTTTGAACGGATGAATCATTATCACAGCACTTATGAAATTTACTATTTGCTCTCGGGGCAAAGAACCTATTTTATCAAGGACAAAACCTATCGAATCTACGGCGGTGACCTCATATTCATCAACAAGCACGATCTTCACCAATCCACCGATCTGGGCAAGCTGGGCCATGAGCGCATCGTCATCAATTTCAGCGACTTCTTTCTGGGTTCCGATCATCCGCTTTACGATCCAGTCTTGTTCCGGATTTTTGAGCAGAATTGCCATTTGCTTCGCCTTAATCCTCCTGAACAGGCCTTCGTGGAGTCGATACTGAACAAGCTGTCCAAAGAGCTGGTCAAGCAGGATGTCGGCTATGAACGCTATATTCGTCTGCTGCTCATCGAGCTGCTTTTGTTTGCGGCCCGCCATATGGATCGAAGTGTTACAGAGGATACGGTGCCTGCAAATCCGCTGCACACCAAAATTACCGATATCGTCAAATATATTAACGAGCAATATCACAGCCATCTCAGTTTAACGGGGCTTTCGGATACCTTTTTCATCAGCCCTTATTATTTGAGCCGCACTTTTAAAGCCGTTACAGGCTTCACCCTGATCGAATACGTTAACCTCACCCGAATTAAGGAAGCACAGCGTCTGCTCAAAGAAACGGATCACAAAATTATCGACATTGCGGAGGCCGTCGGTTTTGACAGCATCGGACATTTTGACCGGACTTTTAAAAATATTGCCGCCATCACCCCCATGACCTATCGGAAGCTGCGGGCTTTGTCTTGA
- the uxaC gene encoding glucuronate isomerase, translated as MRKFMDENFLLMNDTAVDLYNHYAKEMPIIDYHCHLDPREIYENKRYSNITEVWLYGDHYKWRAMRANGVEEKLVTGGEGVTDYDRFMAWAKTVPDTLGNPLYHWSHLELQRIFGIHDIINGDNAPHIWEKANKQLTGDGFSVRDLIRKSNVEVVCTTDDPADSLEYHIKLKEIEDLGFQVLPAFRPDKFLEINRSTYLPWIKKLEDASQKKIAAYDHLLDALKSRVEFFHSVGGRVSDHALDYVPYEDATLEQASAIFTKALRGESVSLLEEQQYKTYTLIFLGKLYAEHGWAMQFHMNAYRNTSTRMFHELGPDTGYDSMNDSSVAGPLVKLLDALEREKALPRTILYSLNAKDNDVIGAMIGSFQGDGIPGKIQLGAAWWYNDTKSGMLDQMNTLANMGLLSRFVGMLTDSRSFLSYTRHEYFRRILCNMFSEWVEQGEAPNDMEWLGGIVQNICYKNAKAYFRF; from the coding sequence ATGAGAAAGTTTATGGATGAAAATTTTTTGCTGATGAATGATACGGCAGTTGACCTGTACAACCATTATGCCAAAGAGATGCCGATCATTGATTATCATTGCCATCTGGATCCGCGGGAAATTTACGAGAACAAACGCTACAGCAATATAACCGAGGTTTGGTTATACGGAGATCACTATAAATGGCGGGCGATGCGCGCAAACGGAGTAGAAGAGAAGCTCGTTACCGGCGGGGAAGGCGTTACGGACTACGATCGTTTTATGGCTTGGGCGAAAACAGTGCCGGATACATTAGGCAATCCGTTGTACCATTGGTCGCATTTGGAGCTGCAGCGGATTTTTGGGATCCACGATATCATCAATGGCGATAATGCTCCTCATATTTGGGAAAAAGCTAACAAACAGCTCACCGGGGACGGCTTTTCTGTAAGGGATCTCATTCGTAAATCGAATGTGGAAGTGGTTTGTACGACTGATGATCCGGCGGATTCGTTGGAATACCATATCAAGCTTAAAGAAATCGAAGATTTGGGCTTCCAGGTGCTGCCGGCCTTCAGACCGGACAAGTTTCTTGAAATCAATCGCAGCACCTACCTGCCATGGATCAAGAAATTAGAGGATGCATCCCAAAAGAAGATCGCCGCGTATGACCATTTATTGGATGCGTTGAAATCGCGGGTGGAGTTCTTCCATAGTGTGGGCGGCCGTGTATCCGATCATGCTCTGGACTATGTTCCTTATGAGGATGCAACGCTTGAGCAGGCTTCAGCGATTTTTACAAAAGCGCTCCGTGGTGAATCGGTGAGTTTGCTGGAAGAACAGCAATATAAAACTTATACGCTGATATTTTTGGGCAAGCTGTATGCGGAGCATGGTTGGGCGATGCAGTTTCATATGAATGCATATCGTAACACAAGCACTCGAATGTTTCATGAGCTTGGACCCGATACCGGTTATGACAGCATGAATGACTCTTCCGTTGCGGGCCCGCTGGTTAAGCTTTTGGATGCTTTGGAGCGGGAAAAGGCGCTTCCCAGAACGATTTTATATTCGCTCAATGCCAAGGACAATGACGTGATTGGTGCAATGATTGGAAGCTTTCAGGGCGACGGGATTCCCGGCAAAATTCAACTCGGTGCAGCTTGGTGGTACAACGATACAAAATCGGGCATGCTGGATCAGATGAATACACTGGCCAACATGGGGCTGCTCAGCCGTTTTGTCGGCATGCTGACGGATTCTCGCAGCTTTCTCTCCTATACCAGGCATGAATATTTCCGTCGTATTCTCTGCAATATGTTCAGCGAGTGGGTGGAGCAAGGGGAAGCTCCGAACGACATGGAGTGGCTGGGCGGAATTGTTCAAAACATTTGCTATAAGAATGCGAAGGCATATTTCCGATTCTAG
- a CDS encoding FadR/GntR family transcriptional regulator: MGFQQVRPQKSSEIVLEQIKQQIVSGAYTSGTKLPTVVELSASFEVGRSTVREALSALKAMGWVDIRHGGGTFVSKKLPVEEEFDVSGGLFEQTDSLQEVQEVRKFIEVGCASLAAERRSPEDLADLKQILGQMGAALGNEEESEQADIRFHLQIAKASHNTLLNGMMESLTERLQASMKSSRRLWFFAERASAELLLQEHRDIYQAIEAQDERLAADKMMQHILKVDKVVQQLAAQSGIEPNRKNRQGRSS, translated from the coding sequence ATGGGATTTCAGCAGGTGCGGCCTCAAAAGAGCTCTGAAATCGTTTTGGAGCAGATTAAACAGCAAATTGTGTCCGGTGCCTATACGTCTGGTACCAAGCTGCCTACTGTGGTTGAATTGTCAGCCAGCTTTGAAGTTGGTCGCTCAACCGTTCGTGAAGCGCTGAGTGCTCTGAAGGCCATGGGATGGGTCGATATTCGCCACGGCGGCGGAACCTTCGTCAGTAAGAAATTACCCGTGGAAGAGGAATTCGATGTCAGCGGCGGACTCTTTGAGCAAACAGACTCCTTGCAGGAAGTGCAGGAGGTTCGTAAATTTATTGAAGTCGGCTGCGCCTCTCTGGCCGCTGAGCGGCGATCTCCAGAGGATCTTGCCGATTTAAAGCAAATTCTTGGCCAGATGGGAGCAGCTTTGGGCAATGAAGAGGAAAGCGAACAAGCGGACATTCGCTTCCATCTGCAGATTGCCAAAGCCTCTCATAATACTCTTCTGAACGGAATGATGGAATCGTTGACGGAACGTCTGCAAGCAAGCATGAAGTCGTCCCGACGCCTTTGGTTCTTTGCCGAGCGCGCATCAGCTGAGCTGCTGCTTCAGGAGCATCGCGACATCTATCAAGCGATTGAAGCCCAAGATGAAAGGCTCGCAGCCGACAAGATGATGCAGCATATTCTAAAGGTGGATAAAGTCGTGCAGCAGTTGGCTGCTCAAAGCGGAATCGAGCCCAATAGAAAGAACCGTCAGGGAAGATCATCCTGA
- a CDS encoding FAD-linked oxidase C-terminal domain-containing protein, with protein MIESQAKQMLRDIVGESYFKDDMESLVTHSYDGTPMLQSLPDGVIYPKDTAQVSEIMKVLSQYRIPLVSRGSGTNLCGGTVPVQGGIVMVMHRMNAILDVDLQNLTATVQPGIITKKFIEHIESLGLFYPPDPSSMGISTIGGNIAECSGGLRGLKYGTTKDYVIGLECVLASGEILRTGGKLMKDVAGYDLTKLLVGSEGTLAVITEATLKLIPPPKYKKTMLAMYKDIYGAARAVSKIIENRIIPATLEFLDNPTIRVVDDFAKLGLPLDMAAVLLIEQDGDMETVERDISLISQICLEEQAAQISIATNAEEALKLLTARRSAFTALARLRPTTILEDATVPRSKIADMVLEINRIAEKHRVQICTFGHAGDGNLHPTATTDARNPEEIHRVEAAFEEIFEVAIRLGGTITGEHGVGLVKAPYLEWKVGSAGISIMKGIKQAFDPLGLLNPGKMFAKESRRRVVIDRV; from the coding sequence ATGATTGAAAGTCAGGCCAAACAAATGCTTCGAGATATAGTGGGAGAGTCTTATTTTAAAGATGATATGGAATCGCTGGTGACCCATTCTTATGACGGAACGCCCATGCTTCAATCGCTGCCTGATGGAGTGATTTACCCTAAGGATACTGCGCAAGTATCGGAAATCATGAAGGTGTTAAGCCAGTATCGGATTCCGCTCGTCAGCAGAGGTTCTGGCACCAATCTTTGCGGCGGCACGGTTCCCGTTCAAGGCGGGATTGTGATGGTCATGCACCGGATGAATGCCATCCTTGATGTCGACCTGCAGAATCTGACGGCAACGGTACAACCGGGCATCATTACCAAAAAGTTCATTGAGCATATTGAAAGTCTCGGCCTTTTTTATCCCCCTGATCCTAGCAGTATGGGGATTTCGACGATCGGCGGCAATATCGCCGAATGCTCTGGAGGGTTGCGCGGGCTGAAATACGGGACAACCAAGGATTATGTGATCGGATTGGAATGTGTCCTAGCTTCCGGAGAAATTTTGCGCACTGGCGGCAAACTAATGAAGGATGTAGCCGGCTATGATTTGACGAAGCTGCTGGTCGGCTCAGAAGGCACCTTGGCGGTGATTACGGAAGCTACGCTTAAGCTCATACCGCCGCCCAAGTATAAGAAAACCATGCTGGCCATGTATAAGGATATTTACGGGGCCGCTCGGGCTGTGTCCAAAATTATTGAGAACCGCATCATCCCGGCCACTCTGGAATTCCTGGATAATCCCACGATTCGTGTGGTTGATGACTTTGCCAAGCTGGGGCTTCCACTCGATATGGCTGCTGTTCTCTTAATCGAGCAGGACGGTGATATGGAAACCGTGGAGCGGGATATCTCGCTCATCTCGCAGATTTGTCTGGAGGAGCAGGCCGCACAAATCAGCATCGCCACAAATGCCGAGGAAGCTTTGAAGCTGCTGACTGCACGGAGAAGTGCTTTTACAGCGCTCGCCAGGCTGCGGCCGACAACGATTCTGGAGGACGCGACTGTGCCGCGATCGAAAATCGCCGATATGGTGCTGGAAATCAATCGGATTGCAGAGAAGCATCGAGTCCAGATCTGCACCTTCGGCCATGCAGGCGACGGCAATCTTCATCCGACAGCGACCACTGATGCGAGAAATCCGGAAGAAATCCACCGGGTGGAGGCGGCGTTCGAGGAAATATTCGAGGTTGCTATTCGCCTTGGAGGAACCATTACCGGCGAGCATGGCGTTGGACTGGTGAAAGCGCCATACCTGGAGTGGAAAGTGGGCAGCGCAGGGATTTCCATCATGAAAGGCATCAAACAAGCCTTCGATCCGCTGGGCCTTTTAAATCCTGGGAAAATGTTCGCCAAAGAATCCAGACGAAGGGTGGTGATCGATCGTGTCTAG
- a CDS encoding (Fe-S)-binding protein, protein MSSSSTGLLQQTLKAKLDYEQLTNCMRCGFCLPACPTFKETGVEAESPRGRIALMKATVDGLMEPNLRFEDQMNHCLGCRACEPICPADVKYGQLIEQARDAIETHTQHHRWWVRGVRKFVFKQLFPYQNRMRLLGSGLHFYKKTGLQSLVQKTGIVGSFSKHLESMEKILPDASGKGIVERLGSRIPAKGDKIATVGMFRGCLMDVMFTETNIKTVSLLSEAGFEVVIPDTQNCCGALHAHSGESAQANALAKRNIRAFQEAGVDYIVSNAGGCGAILVEYDHLLQDEPEWKESAAWFAARVKDISAILVEQGRPLQFAEAVDHDAHSRITYQDSCHLRNVMHGGNQSRQLLKSVSNVQFIEMQDAGSCCGSAGIYNITQPEMANRILENKMDHANATGAHYLVTSNPGCLLQMKLGIDKHGQQGRMEAVHIADFLYDRFIKASR, encoded by the coding sequence GTGTCTAGCTCTTCAACAGGCTTATTACAGCAAACCTTAAAAGCGAAGCTGGATTACGAGCAGTTGACGAATTGCATGCGCTGCGGTTTTTGTCTTCCTGCATGCCCAACCTTCAAGGAAACGGGTGTAGAAGCGGAGTCGCCAAGAGGTCGAATCGCTTTGATGAAAGCAACCGTGGATGGCCTTATGGAACCGAATCTTCGTTTCGAAGACCAAATGAACCATTGCTTGGGCTGCAGAGCGTGTGAACCCATCTGCCCGGCGGATGTGAAATACGGCCAATTGATTGAACAGGCTCGTGACGCAATCGAGACGCATACCCAGCATCATCGTTGGTGGGTGCGAGGTGTTCGGAAGTTCGTGTTCAAACAGCTTTTTCCCTATCAAAATCGCATGCGTCTGCTTGGAAGCGGCCTCCATTTTTATAAGAAGACAGGCCTTCAATCTTTAGTCCAGAAGACGGGAATTGTCGGGTCATTTTCCAAACATCTGGAGTCCATGGAAAAAATATTGCCAGATGCGTCGGGTAAAGGAATTGTGGAGAGATTGGGCAGCCGAATTCCGGCCAAAGGAGACAAAATTGCAACGGTTGGCATGTTCCGAGGCTGTTTAATGGATGTGATGTTCACAGAAACGAACATCAAAACCGTGTCGCTGCTCTCCGAAGCCGGGTTCGAGGTCGTGATTCCGGATACGCAGAATTGCTGCGGAGCACTGCATGCCCACAGCGGAGAAAGCGCTCAAGCCAATGCGCTTGCCAAGCGTAATATTCGCGCTTTTCAGGAAGCTGGCGTGGATTACATTGTGTCCAATGCGGGCGGCTGCGGCGCGATTCTGGTTGAATATGACCACCTGCTGCAGGATGAGCCGGAATGGAAGGAATCAGCAGCTTGGTTTGCTGCACGGGTAAAGGACATCAGCGCCATTTTGGTCGAACAAGGACGGCCGCTTCAATTCGCAGAAGCCGTGGATCATGATGCTCATTCACGTATTACGTATCAAGATTCCTGTCACTTGCGCAATGTCATGCACGGTGGAAACCAGTCCAGGCAGCTTTTAAAGTCAGTATCAAACGTACAATTTATTGAAATGCAGGATGCAGGTTCATGCTGCGGCTCGGCAGGCATTTATAATATCACCCAACCCGAAATGGCGAACCGGATTCTTGAGAACAAGATGGATCACGCCAACGCTACGGGTGCCCATTATCTGGTTACAAGCAACCCGGGCTGCTTGCTGCAAATGAAACTGGGTATCGACAAGCACGGGCAGCAAGGCAGGATGGAAGCCGTCCATATTGCCGACTTTTTATATGATCGATTTATAAAAGCATCCCGATAA
- a CDS encoding glycoside hydrolase family 88 protein: MNINELWPVIQQKVDGMLEQIGDKSPHVAVEGCYDDARKDWWTSGFWPGILWIMHDMTKDDTYKLRAWDWDARIEQCFMQDNNFHHDVGFQFLPTAVIKFKLTGDKDARRRGLQAASFLAGRFNPAGSFLRAWNQDKHGWAIIDSCMNLPLLLWAAEESGDPRLRYIACDHADTVLQHFIRADGSVRHIVSFDPATGEFIEAIGGQGHSASSSWSRGQAWALHGLANVYRYTGELRYLHAAKRVAHYFIACTSADPIPLWDFRTEDPAAQPKDTSAAACAASGLLEIAALVSEEEADMYRFHANRILTALAERYAVFDQTKEQILIEGTGHKPANQNVNVGLIYGDYFFVEAIAKCNQWKQRIF; the protein is encoded by the coding sequence ATGAATATAAATGAACTGTGGCCCGTCATTCAGCAAAAAGTGGATGGGATGCTGGAGCAAATCGGTGATAAATCTCCACATGTTGCTGTGGAAGGCTGCTATGATGATGCTCGAAAGGATTGGTGGACATCCGGCTTTTGGCCGGGAATCCTGTGGATCATGCACGACATGACCAAAGATGACACCTATAAGCTGCGAGCTTGGGATTGGGATGCAAGGATAGAACAATGCTTTATGCAGGACAACAATTTTCATCATGATGTAGGATTTCAATTTCTTCCTACAGCTGTAATCAAATTTAAGCTGACTGGAGACAAGGATGCCCGAAGAAGAGGCCTGCAGGCTGCGAGCTTTCTTGCCGGTCGATTTAATCCGGCGGGAAGTTTCCTGCGCGCATGGAATCAAGACAAGCATGGTTGGGCGATCATCGATTCATGTATGAATTTGCCTTTGCTGTTATGGGCGGCAGAAGAAAGCGGAGATCCACGTTTACGCTATATAGCATGCGATCATGCGGATACCGTGCTGCAGCATTTTATCCGGGCTGACGGTTCGGTAAGACATATCGTGAGCTTCGATCCTGCCACGGGTGAGTTCATCGAAGCTATTGGCGGTCAAGGTCACTCGGCAAGCTCATCCTGGAGCCGGGGACAGGCTTGGGCTTTACATGGCTTAGCCAATGTATATCGTTATACCGGTGAACTTCGGTATTTGCATGCTGCAAAACGGGTGGCTCACTACTTCATCGCTTGTACATCTGCTGACCCTATACCCTTATGGGATTTTCGCACCGAAGATCCGGCTGCTCAGCCTAAGGATACTTCGGCCGCTGCTTGTGCCGCTTCCGGCTTGCTGGAAATCGCTGCTCTTGTTTCAGAAGAAGAAGCAGATATGTACAGGTTTCATGCCAACCGAATACTGACCGCTCTTGCAGAACGCTATGCTGTGTTCGATCAAACAAAAGAACAAATCCTCATCGAAGGTACGGGTCATAAACCGGCTAACCAAAATGTGAATGTCGGTTTGATCTATGGAGATTACTTCTTTGTGGAAGCGATAGCTAAATGCAATCAATGGAAACAGCGGATATTTTAG
- a CDS encoding MATE family efflux transporter → MSSPEAKAARPSLTEGPIAKTLFMFSLPILFGNVLQSLNGSINTIWVGKFLGEQALAATSNANIIMFLLISAIFGIAMAAVILIGQNLGAQRVEDAKKVVGTSATFFLVLSLLVGCIGVIFSRTILGWMNTPPDVLPYAISYTRIIFAGVPFIFGFNLVMAVLRGSGDAKTPFYFLLLSAVLDIGLNPLLILGVGPFPKMGISGSALATFIAQFISLLLLIGYIYRKKYFLRITKEDTHMLRMKWSIIRTLFQKGLPMGLNMIVVSLSNLILIHLVNGYGSEASAAFGVSIQIASYVQMPALAIGGAVTSMVAQNVGAGKWDRIHRITWTGVSFNMVLTGSLVALLLLFNRETVGLFLPSGGKAIELGMHINNLCLWSYILFGIFNVVAGVVRASGSVVIPLVVTTVALLFVRNPLAYYFGYQYGFDNIWWSFSIGFSIAVILNVLYYLFGNWKKSRMIANGPIAKD, encoded by the coding sequence ATGAGCTCACCCGAAGCTAAAGCAGCACGTCCATCCTTGACGGAAGGACCGATAGCCAAAACACTCTTTATGTTTTCATTGCCCATCTTGTTCGGGAATGTGCTTCAGTCATTAAACGGCTCGATTAATACGATTTGGGTCGGGAAGTTTCTCGGGGAACAGGCACTTGCCGCAACGTCGAATGCCAATATCATTATGTTCCTGCTCATCAGTGCCATATTTGGTATAGCCATGGCTGCAGTTATTCTAATCGGACAAAATCTCGGAGCTCAAAGGGTAGAGGATGCCAAGAAAGTCGTCGGAACCAGCGCTACTTTTTTCCTGGTTTTGTCTTTACTCGTCGGCTGTATCGGGGTCATTTTTTCTCGGACCATTCTGGGTTGGATGAACACACCTCCCGATGTGCTGCCATATGCCATATCGTACACCCGCATTATTTTCGCGGGAGTCCCGTTTATTTTTGGCTTTAACCTGGTAATGGCTGTGCTCAGGGGATCGGGTGATGCCAAAACGCCGTTCTATTTTCTGCTGTTATCTGCGGTCTTGGACATTGGGCTTAATCCTCTCTTGATTCTGGGGGTAGGCCCGTTCCCCAAAATGGGAATATCGGGTTCGGCCCTGGCTACATTCATTGCTCAATTCATTAGCTTGCTGCTCCTGATCGGGTACATATACCGCAAAAAGTATTTCCTGCGCATTACCAAAGAAGATACCCATATGCTTCGCATGAAGTGGAGCATTATCCGTACTCTTTTTCAAAAAGGCCTGCCCATGGGACTCAATATGATTGTGGTTTCCCTTAGCAATTTAATCCTGATTCATTTGGTGAACGGGTATGGCTCCGAAGCATCGGCAGCTTTTGGTGTCTCGATACAAATAGCCAGTTATGTCCAGATGCCGGCCTTGGCCATAGGAGGGGCTGTAACCTCCATGGTGGCGCAAAATGTCGGTGCGGGAAAATGGGACCGAATCCATCGCATTACCTGGACCGGTGTGTCTTTTAATATGGTATTAACCGGAAGCCTAGTCGCTTTATTGCTGTTGTTTAACAGGGAAACCGTAGGCCTCTTCCTTCCAAGTGGAGGAAAAGCAATTGAACTCGGAATGCATATCAATAACCTTTGCCTGTGGTCCTATATTCTATTTGGCATCTTTAATGTGGTGGCAGGGGTGGTAAGAGCATCAGGATCTGTCGTAATTCCACTTGTCGTTACAACAGTTGCATTATTGTTTGTTCGCAACCCGCTTGCCTACTATTTTGGTTATCAATATGGGTTTGATAACATTTGGTGGAGCTTTTCGATTGGTTTCTCGATCGCTGTCATTCTGAATGTTTTATATTACCTATTCGGCAACTGGAAGAAATCCCGAATGATCGCAAATGGACCCATTGCTAAAGATTGA
- a CDS encoding ABC transporter ATP-binding protein: MLQLSNVSKLFNPGTPDEKIALMGINLKLNPGDFITVIGSNGAGKSTLMNVISGVMTPDTGEVRIDGHAIQQLPEYRRSEWIGRVFQDPMAGTAPRMTIEENLAMAYSRGKKRGLRFGVTASKRTIFRQELRRLGIGLEDRLHAKVGMLSGGERQALSLLMATFTKPQILLLDEHTAALDPARAELITRLTKEIVTGMKLTTLMVTHNMEQAIRLGNRLIMMDRGRIILDIDEQRKKDLTVAQLLGEFEQISGSQLSDDRTLLG, from the coding sequence ATGCTTCAGCTGTCCAATGTATCCAAGCTGTTTAATCCCGGTACGCCGGATGAGAAGATTGCTTTGATGGGCATCAACCTGAAGCTGAACCCCGGCGACTTTATTACGGTAATCGGCAGCAACGGCGCGGGCAAATCGACCCTGATGAACGTAATTTCCGGTGTCATGACCCCGGATACGGGCGAGGTTCGGATCGATGGCCATGCGATTCAGCAGCTTCCGGAGTATCGTCGAAGCGAGTGGATCGGACGCGTCTTTCAAGACCCGATGGCCGGAACAGCTCCGCGCATGACGATCGAGGAGAATCTCGCAATGGCTTACTCGAGGGGCAAGAAGCGCGGACTTCGTTTCGGCGTCACCGCGAGCAAGCGCACAATCTTTCGCCAAGAGCTGAGGCGCCTTGGCATCGGTCTTGAGGATCGCTTGCATGCCAAGGTCGGCATGCTGTCCGGAGGAGAGAGGCAGGCCCTCAGCCTGCTGATGGCAACGTTCACCAAGCCGCAGATCCTGCTGCTTGATGAGCATACAGCCGCTCTTGACCCTGCGCGTGCGGAACTCATCACTCGACTCACGAAGGAAATTGTGACCGGTATGAAGCTGACCACGCTGATGGTCACCCACAACATGGAGCAAGCTATTCGTCTGGGGAATCGCCTGATCATGATGGACAGAGGCCGAATCATTCTCGACATCGACGAACAGCGGAAAAAGGATTTGACCGTAGCTCAGCTGCTCGGTGAGTTCGAGCAAATCAGCGGCAGCCAGCTGTCCGATGATCGCACTCTGCTTGGATGA
- a CDS encoding ABC transporter permease: MLGSMDGALGSMVGAVELGLLYALMALGVYITYRILDFPDLTVDGSFTTGGAIAAVLITKGFSPILACLAAFAGGLIAGACTGLLHTKGKINGLLSGILMMIALYSINLRIMVKPNISLLGADTIFVSIKPLILMVIVVIIVKLLLDAFFQTDLGLALRATGDNARMIRSLGAHTDNTTILGVSLSNGLVALSGSLIAQQSGFADISMGIGMIVLGLASVIIGEAIFGARTVFFATLAAVLGSIVYRIVYALALRVEWLRASDLKLITAVIVIIALVVPSLQRSWKQKGLARKRSAELLGLAAQPKSGGDR, encoded by the coding sequence ATGCTTGGCTCGATGGACGGAGCGCTAGGCTCGATGGTCGGAGCGGTGGAGCTCGGCTTACTATATGCTTTAATGGCGCTCGGGGTTTACATTACGTACCGCATTCTGGATTTTCCTGATCTGACTGTAGATGGAAGCTTCACAACAGGTGGAGCCATAGCCGCGGTCCTGATTACCAAAGGATTTTCTCCGATATTAGCTTGCTTGGCTGCTTTTGCCGGCGGCCTGATCGCAGGAGCTTGCACGGGGCTGCTGCATACCAAAGGTAAAATTAATGGACTGCTGTCCGGGATTTTGATGATGATCGCCTTGTACTCGATCAATTTGCGGATTATGGTTAAGCCGAATATTTCCCTGCTCGGAGCTGACACTATATTCGTCTCGATCAAGCCGCTGATTCTAATGGTTATTGTGGTTATCATTGTGAAGCTGTTGCTTGATGCATTTTTTCAAACAGACTTAGGCCTGGCACTAAGGGCAACAGGTGATAACGCGCGCATGATTCGAAGCCTGGGCGCTCATACCGATAACACTACGATTCTCGGTGTAAGCCTGTCCAATGGACTGGTTGCGCTCTCCGGTTCACTTATCGCTCAGCAGTCCGGTTTTGCGGACATCTCAATGGGGATCGGCATGATCGTCCTTGGACTGGCTTCCGTGATCATCGGCGAGGCGATTTTTGGAGCTCGAACGGTATTCTTCGCCACTTTGGCCGCTGTTCTTGGATCCATTGTGTATCGGATAGTGTATGCGCTTGCTTTGCGCGTGGAATGGCTGAGAGCCTCGGACTTGAAGCTTATCACGGCTGTCATTGTCATCATTGCACTTGTGGTACCATCGCTGCAGCGTTCCTGGAAACAAAAGGGCTTGGCCCGGAAACGTTCAGCGGAGCTGCTGGGCTTGGCTGCACAGCCCAAATCGGGAGGTGACCGCTAA